The sequence TGTTCCCTGTAGGAGGTCTTTCATGCTTACTTCCCTGAAACGCATTTTATTTCTATCCAACCTTATGTCCTTTGCGGTGAATGCGTTAGAAGCTTCGCCTGCCCCTTTAAATTCTTTGGCCACCACACCAATATTGTCGGCGCCACAGCCATCCCTCTTAACTCCCCCAAACCATATCAGCGCGGACAAAAATTTAAAATTGGAAACATTGGGAAAAAAGTTAACCATAGTACAGAACCATTTAACCCAAGAGGCTAAAAACGGCAATAGAGTCGCACAAGTCGCCTTAATTGATGCCTATCAGCATAATAAATATGGATTTGCTCTTACAGATGCTAACCAAAAGATAATCTTAATGTTCTTGACTGAGTTTTCTAAAAACAACCCGCTGCTACGACCTATCCTTATCCGAGCCTATAAAGATGGTGATTTTGGTATTAATTATAAAAGGCAAAAGAATGCCAGAATGGGGAAAAAGCTCGCCCTTCAGTATATAGACTCTCCTAATATTGGGGATTTAATTATAGAAGCGATGACGGAAGAGCGGCTTACCTTTAAGCCGCACCTCAATTGTTTACCGCTTATAATGAAACTGGCATTTGAATTTAAAAATAAAAATGCGCAAGTGTTCTTATTAAGATGTTATATAACTGGCAAATATGGTGCAGACTTTCCTAAAAAAAGTTATTCCGCGATATAATGGAAAAATTGGAACCCTATGCTGATATAAATTCCGATTTAGCTACGTTAATTATCTCCATTTGGGAACAGAATCTTTTAGGAATAAAAGACAAGAAAGAGCTTCAAGTAGAGCAATTTAGAATTAAAAATCGTTTTATCCAAAAGTCTTTTAAAGAATATCAAAGAGAAAATTTCTTCTATTAGGATTTTCATTAATTTAAATGCCTAGAGTTATCCCCCATTTAAATTGATCACACTTGGATTTACGGCCCAAGTGTGATATCTATAAAGCACAGGGCGGTCGTAGCTCAGCAGGATAGAGCGACGGATTCCTAATCCGTAGGCCGTGGGTTCGAATCCCGCCGATCGCACCAAAACTATGCATTAAAATGAGTAAAAATGGACCTCATTACCCAAGGAATTTTAGGCGGCGCCATTGGCCAAGCTGGCTTTCAAAACAACCTCGGTAAAAAAGCTGTTTTATGGGGTGCCTTAATTGGCATGGTTCCGGATCTTGATGTTTTAGTTAAGATTTCAAGCAATCCTCTGTCAGAACAATTGTACCACCGAGGCTTTACCCATTCTCTATTTTTTGCCCCTTTGGCAGCCCCTTTCTTAGCCGGGCTGTTATGCCGATTTTATGATAAAAAGGTAAAGGCACCCAACTATTGGACATGGTTCTGGCTCGCCTTTTGGGTACTGATTACCCATCCTCTGCTGGACCTTTTTACAACGTATGGGACTCAACTCTTGAACCCTATTAGTAATTACAGATTTAGTCTGTCAGGTATTGCTATCATTGACCCTCTTTATTCTATCCCCTTATTAACAGGGGTCTTAGTAGGCTTGTGGACCAAAACGCAAGCTTTTCGAAGCTATTTAACGTCTCTTTTACTGCTGCTGACAACAACCTATTTATTCTATGGTGTTAGTTGCAATCAAAAAGCACTAGCTCTGGCGCGTCAAAGTATCGGCCAGCAAGGATCGATTATGATCAATAGCTATCCCACTTTATTACAAATTCATGTTCGCCGATTAGTAGCCCATGTCGGGGACCAAGTTTGGATAGCCTATACAACAACCTATCCTGGCTCCAATTATCCCATTCGCTGGGAAAAATATGATAAAGCGCCGGCTAAAACTTGCCAATCTTTTCTTGCCACCACTGAGGCCCAGATCTACGATTGGTTTAGTGATGGGGATTACATCATGACTCAAACCCACAATATTCTGAAAATGCAAGATTTACGATTTGGATTTATTGGTTCCTCTCAGCTGGGCATTTGGGGGCTCTACGCAAAAATCAATCCAGACGGCTCACTGCAAAACCCCCCGCAGAAATTTCGTACACCAACAAATTTTGGTAACGGCAAGGATGATATTTCAACATCCCTACTTCAACAGTTGTTCCAAGCCTCGCTGGGGTATGAAAGTCAACTTTTAGGAATCTATCACCTCTAACGATTGCTTTTACCACCCAAGCAATTTGCTTGTTGGGTTAACTTAAATATGGTAGAAGTTGGTTTAAATTAGCAATATTCGAGAGTAACAATGTCAAAGTCCCCGGTTTTCTTAACTGGCTGTGCCGGCTTTATTGGTATGCACACAACCAAACGTCTCCTTGACCAAGGGGAAACAGTCATCGGTGTCGACAATATTAATCCATACTATTCTGTTGATTTAAAACGCGATCGTCTGAAGCAATTAGAGCATCCAAATTTTCATTTTCACGAGGTCGATATTAGTGACCGCCAAGCTATGGAAAAAATTTGGACGACTTATGAGCCTAAAAGGGCTATCAATTTAGCAGCCCAAGCAGGGGTCCGTTATTCCATCGAAAATCCATTCGCCTATATTTCAAGCAACATCACGGGATTTTTGGTTATGCTTGAACTATGTCGTCACCAAAAAGATTTTGCAAATCTGGTCTATGCAAGTACCTCTTCCATTTATGGATCCAGTACCAATATGCCTTTCGTTGAAGATCAAATGACGGCGGTTCCTATCTCCCTTTACGCGGCAACCAAAAGTGGCAATGAATTAATGGCTCAATCATACAATTATCTGTATGGAATGCCAGCAACAGGTCTTCGATTTTTTACCGTTTATGGCCCATGGGGACGTCCCGATATGGCAGCCTTTAAATTTACGAAGGCCATTCTCGCCGGCGAGCCCTTAGATCTTTATAATGCTGGAAAAATGAAGCGTGATTTTACCTATGTTGAGGATATTGTCTCTGGGGTTGTCGCCGCCGTGAACAGAAAACCGACGAATAAGATTGGTGAGAGGCATCCTATTTACAACCTTGGCAACAACCGTTGTGAAGATTTACCACGAATCATTACACTGATTGAAGAAACACTTGGGAAAAAGGCACTCATTAATAATATGCCAATGCAACTAGGGGACGTTAAAGAAACCTATGCTAATATTGATAAGGCTAAGGCTGAGCTTGGCTATTCCCCCCAAACAACCATTGATACAGGCGTTCCAAACTTTGTTCGATGGTATATGGACTATCATAAATAAGGACAACAAATGAAACTAGCTTTTACATTTCCGGGACAAGGATCTCAAACTGTTGGGATGGGCAAAGATTTTTATGATAATTTTGCCGTCTCAAAACAAGTTTTTGAAGAAGTTGATAACACCC is a genomic window of Candidatus Paracaedibacter acanthamoebae containing:
- a CDS encoding GDP-mannose 4,6-dehydratase → MSKSPVFLTGCAGFIGMHTTKRLLDQGETVIGVDNINPYYSVDLKRDRLKQLEHPNFHFHEVDISDRQAMEKIWTTYEPKRAINLAAQAGVRYSIENPFAYISSNITGFLVMLELCRHQKDFANLVYASTSSIYGSSTNMPFVEDQMTAVPISLYAATKSGNELMAQSYNYLYGMPATGLRFFTVYGPWGRPDMAAFKFTKAILAGEPLDLYNAGKMKRDFTYVEDIVSGVVAAVNRKPTNKIGERHPIYNLGNNRCEDLPRIITLIEETLGKKALINNMPMQLGDVKETYANIDKAKAELGYSPQTTIDTGVPNFVRWYMDYHK
- a CDS encoding metal-dependent hydrolase, coding for MDLITQGILGGAIGQAGFQNNLGKKAVLWGALIGMVPDLDVLVKISSNPLSEQLYHRGFTHSLFFAPLAAPFLAGLLCRFYDKKVKAPNYWTWFWLAFWVLITHPLLDLFTTYGTQLLNPISNYRFSLSGIAIIDPLYSIPLLTGVLVGLWTKTQAFRSYLTSLLLLLTTTYLFYGVSCNQKALALARQSIGQQGSIMINSYPTLLQIHVRRLVAHVGDQVWIAYTTTYPGSNYPIRWEKYDKAPAKTCQSFLATTEAQIYDWFSDGDYIMTQTHNILKMQDLRFGFIGSSQLGIWGLYAKINPDGSLQNPPQKFRTPTNFGNGKDDISTSLLQQLFQASLGYESQLLGIYHL